The window ttaaaaaaaaaaaaagaagcaaaACCCAAAATTTCACATGAAAATTTAAATCCGGGTCCCAAATTCAAATATTTTGAACCATTCCAGAGGAattcaattccaaattaatttgaaAATGGTTACCGATCCAACATTGCGGTGTTGTGCCGCCCGCTATTTTAGAACCGTTCGATCATTTTCCAAGCGAAAAGATAGAAAACCCTAACCCAACCATGGTTAATCTTGAAGGTTAACTTAACCAACCAAAACCAATACATTCTTCGCAAACTAACCTCTAAAGTTCCATTTAATTACAACTTATGCCACGGATAACCTATTCCTATATATTCAGCCTCGAACCAGAGCTAGGTTTGCCCAACTGAAGAGCCAAGGGCCCTTCAGTAAAACTACCCTCCCCTCTCTCTCCTCCCTCTTTCTATTCCTCCCAAACCTTTTCTCTTTTCTCATACACAAACACCAAGAAATCGTACTTCCCTTGAAGCTTTCCTCAAAGGGAAAAGAATGGCGACATCTTCTAGAAAATCAAATGCACCGGTTTTGCCGTTGACATCGAAGTTCCACCGTTCAGGTTCTCCGTCCGGAAGATTCGGAAGTCGCTCATCGGCGTTTGCAGCTGAGGTCTCATCGCCCTTTGCGTCATCAACGAGTTCCAGCTTCTATTCGTCTCCGTCTTCGAGTCATGTTTACAGTCGACCGACTTCGCCGACGCGCGTGAACCTCCACGGATTCGCTCCGGTGACTTCGTCGGCGGTGAGATTCTCGTTGGCAAGCAGATCCGGATCTCCCAACCGGTCGATGGCGATGAGTTCTCGAGATCAGGTTGTTCGAAAACAGAACGCTGGAAATCCACTGAAGAATTTACCGAAGAAGACGTGTATGTGTTCGCCTACGACGCATCCAGGATCGTTTCGGTGTAGTCTCCACAAGAATTATAATAGCACACAAGCGATGACGTACTCTCCAAATCGGTTGAATGCTCGTAGATCTGCGATGACGAATTCATTAGTGCGAATCGCTACAGTCGAAGGTGGAGATCTGGTGAAGAGAGCTTTAGCTGCCTTGATCCGACCGTCGTCGCACCAACAGCGGCGGAGATCGGCGTTTGAGCCTCGACCAAGCCGTCTCTCCATCATGTCCAAGGCCGACGACTTATGATTTTCCACAAAAATCCTCTGGTTGTACGGTTACAGGTTTGATGATTTTACCTCTTACCTTTTCCATTACAGATCTCTCCCGCGATGATGCTTGGATTCTGATGAAGATTGCTGTTTTTGTAATTCGCCGACATGAAAATCATTCCTTACATTTTGACACAAGGATGAAGCTTTATCCATTTATGGAATCTAAACGAAAAGAAACCGATCCTCCTTTGTACATAGATGATAGTATATGCTTGCAGCCATTGTGATTGCAAAATTGAAGGACATTTTGAATTGAACTTTCCACTTCCATTCAACAAATCAAAAACACTTCTAAACAActtcaaatctaaattaattcAGTATTAACCTAACACAAGAACATCAGATCATAATTTCGTTATGCTTTTCGTGTGTTCTGTTGATTTGTGTTGAATCAtctgattgattgattgatcCATTCGTTTTCGCAGCATCAGATTCCGTGTTACGTCCTGTGCCGTGTTATGTTCCGTTACGTGCCGTGCCGTTCCGTCATCGATCACCGTTTGCCGTCTTGTTCGCCGTTATTTCTGAGGTGCATTTGGGGGTATATGCGTTTCGTGTAAGGTAATATGTGtactttttcttttttatttattcatttatttaatttaaatttttttataaaaggattttttttAATGATCGATTAATGAGTCACGCAACAGGAATGATCGTATAAATTGGGTTTAGAAGTTTTTGACCTTGACGCTGGAAATGtggaaaaattgaaaattgaAGAAGTGGCTTCCTAATTTCCCATATCTTTTTGGAGAAGTTAAAACAGTTGGGACTTTGAATTATTCCACACGCTAAAGACACCGAATACCTAACTGGAAAGATGTCTATGGGTTGGGTAGATAGACAAATAATGGACCTTCATAAATAAAGAGGATTATGTCGActaaattttaaaacataaaatattacGAAGacatataataatagtataaaacACAAATGATTTTCATTGGAATTATATGaaaaaatgttggttttaatAAATCTATGTTTTACAAAGAAATGGCTTGCCCACTTTTTTAATCTACTACTAGTTGTGAAATCCGTGAAatccgtatattatacgggttgattaaaacaaaatgttaaatagaaataattaaatgaaaagtttatttgaattcgaaatttgaaataaataaaatatttgagaaaaaaaacatgtaaaaaataaataaattaaaattattgtttagttatcagatCCATATATTAAAcagatttattataataaaatattaaacacaaaggtttaaactgtaaatttatttgaaattgaaattcaaatttaaaatttaaaatttgaaattaatatcattatggtaggtttaatttatgaaaactaattaataatatattagaaatgaaaaatgatataaatgataagtggaaaataaatatatctctaaattatgacaaaatgatatgtgacaaattgaatgagagaaggacatgtggcaaaatcattcttatttattagggtagattatttatatttttaaaaagatGTAGTAGTTAAAGATTTCTCAATTCTTGATTacataagaaaaataaaacatgAATGCAAAGATCatgaaaacataaaatatttCATTCAAGTCAAATTGGTTAGATTTTGGTTAATATCTTTATTGAAAATGCCTTGTTCATGTAAAACCATAGTGGTGATGGACAGTGTTGTGGCGGGTTAAAAATTATTTGGACTAAAATTGTAATTAACGTATAAAAACTATAGGGACTAAAAATATAATTGCAATCATTTTTGGGGGGCGAAACTTTAATTAATTCAAGTTAAACACTATAAGGAccaaaattataattaatttatagGTATTAAAAAATACAATTTAATCATTTTCTCAATTAAAATCATGaaagaaaattataattaatGCAAATTAAAAGCTATATGGACTGAAATTGTAAATAATGCATAAAGACTACAAGTACCAAATGTATACTATAGTCGTTTCTTAAATTTTAAACTATAATGATTAAATATGTAAATTCAAACAAATTAAAAagtataaggaccaaaattgtaattGTTGTATTTGCTAGAGGGGTATATAATATATATACGGGGATCTAAGAATTTTTGTTAGAAGAGTTTATCATTTAGTAAATTGATGATTGATGAGTCATGTCAACCAAAGTGCTTCTAGTCTAGCGGTATCTGGTGTTGTCTTCTCTCGTTGATGGTTCAAGTGCCGTCGTGAACATAAGTGGATTTAAGATGTAGTTTATGAGTACATTAAATTTGCCATTTCAAAAAAAAGATGAGTCATGTCAAAACGATTTAAAACTGGATTGACTTAGATCAAAATGATCTAAACCCACATGATAATAATTCTTTTAAACAGTTGACAAATAACAATGAAGACATATACTAGACTAATTGAACAAGTAGTTAGTTCAAATAACACTTAAACTAGCTagactaatccaacaataagtaATTAAGAGAAACAACTTACCAAAACCAAAATATTTAGGTCAATTTAAGAGACGGAGTGGTAGAGAGGTAAGTGTAGATTCGCAAAGAGATCAACATATAAAGAAGCATTGGCAATTAAGACAGAGAAGCAAAAGGTGACAATAAGACATCTTAGTATCCTAGTTATGTATTTGTCAATGATGAGTTTGTATTGGTGCATATGAGAGAAGCAAATGCGGACAAGATGCAagtgtttttatatatatttcttttCGCCATCAACATGCTTAATGGTGATCatctggtatgaaacactaaaaTTGAGTTGACTTAGGTTTAAGTCTTAACATGTTTCAACTTTGAGGTGAATTGTCGGTTAAAAAAATAATGATCTCTCTCCGACTCTACACTTACCTCTATGTAATTGTGTCTCCTAACTTGGCTTATATTTTGTATGAAGTGAGTCGCTTGACCTAATTGCTTATTTTTGGATTAGTGAAGCAAGTTTAAGTGCTACTTGACGCAACTACAAGTTTGACTAGTGtagtatatgtatgtatatgttagTTACTTGTTGGATTGTCAACTATTTCATTTATTGTTGAAATGATGGGTTTGTAATCTATTGAGGGTCTTTATACAATCTAGTCTAAAACCTTAATGGAAAAATGGGTTCTTCAAAACACATAAGGGTCTTCCACAATCCCTAACGTGTTGAGACTTTTGCTGTCTCTTGaatttcatttagtatttttatATCTAATTTAGAGCAATATACATATATCAATAAGGTTGTTATAACCAAGGGAATGATTAGATGTCGACACTTTCAATTGAATGACTAAAACCCTTATGGTATGTGTTCAATGTTAGAGTAGTGGACAAAACAAAGATAAAAAGAAGTAAACTTCAGACCACCTGAAATTATATAAAACACATGCAAATCATAAGGTTCCACGAAATTACATAAGTCTTAAAATATGCAAAATGAATAATATTTATTACCTAAGGTTGTGTTTGGTGCGCCACAACTAGTTGATAAACTAgcttatttttcaagtttttttatgttgtcgtgtttggcaagctaaaaagtagcttataagctagttttTTAAAAACTACTTagacaagtttttttttaaatattttcaaatataccctttgattaattataaaaacacataCTCTAAAAtgtcttttatgtaattttatatatttcaattaactttttagTTAATTTTACCAAACGTCATATTTTATCAGCAAACTTTCAGTTATCGGCTAGGTTTTTATTTAATagctaattttttaattaataaataactttTCAACTAGTACACCAAACATAACCTAAATATGATCTAAATCTATTGAATAAATTTCCTAGAAGATGCATTAAAATGCATCTAACGATACAATAAAATGATTACTCTGAGTTCATCAACCAACCTTTTATATTCACTCGTTAATTAGTCAAATAACTGATGAATGACACACACATGTCAAAGATATACGCATCAAATAAAAAATGGACACAAGTTCTACATGTTCATAATAATAAGTCATTATCAACGAATGAATCGTAAGTATAAAGCATGTGCACGCAAATAAAATTATCAAGCCATGTTTAAAATTGTTTTATCTTTCAAGATTGTCTTAGTAGTTTCTTCTTCGAATCATGAAAGTGTTATACATGTCATGAATACAAAAGAAGTTTTAACAATTTAAATCCTAcccaatcataaaacataaaaatgaatACCTTGCATTCAAGATTGTCTTGGTAGTTCTTTTCTGTGTTTTTTGTGCTGTGATACCTTCTTATTTGAGAAAGTGATTAAAAATCATAACATACTTAATGCTTtctaatatgaatatttacactGAACGTTTCAAAAATTGATCCGGAAATGTataagcattgttttttttaatttgtttgtttgtttgttgcaGAAGATTGATATGACTTTTtcatcatagattcatcatccTTTTATGGTTTTGGCCCAACATCACCTATTAGACTATGCAACCATCCATGTTTTAGGCTTAAACACTATTAGAGGTAACTTATAAGGAGCGGCGGACACAATAATTCATGTTGTAGTTGCACCAttgtagaaaaaaaaatcacGCTACGACGGAAAATTGAGTGGTGGCCCGGGACTCCCGGGAGACACCTAAATCTTACGGTGCTTATGAGAACAAATACATCTTATTCATTGGGGATAATAATTACTAGCATGGGGTATTTAATTTTCCTAGAAAACTAATAAATATGGGGCAATTGATAATTTAAATATTTGACTTAAATAGTCTACATTTCGTTAGACTGATAGGTATCATACAACACTTACCACACTTTTACAATGCTACATTATTTTTTGACTCATCCCACAAAATTGTGGTTGTCATACCACACCTTAtcacatttttttcttttttatttagatGACTAATatgtaattaaataaaaataataaaaggaaaatacttcattaattaaacaaaatgcaTGCTAAATTTTTAAAAAAGCATAATTGAAAAATAGTTGAATAATATGTGATTCTAATCATCATCGCTCAACACGTCATCAACATCCTCGTTCGAATCTCCTTCAAACAATTCTGATTCGGTGTCTGTATCGTCAAACAAGTCGTCTTCAAAAAAATTGTCGAGAACATGATTCGTTCTAGCATTAAAGATGTGTTCTACCAAATCAACACGAAGGTTTTGGTGCCCAAGCCGGTCGTATACTTCCGCTTTGTTCGTCGTGTATGTCTCCGAACCAATACCAACTCTTTCGACATTTGGTAAATTCTTATTCTCATTGTAGCGGGAAATCGCCCTCCCCTCATCTTCTAAAATCATATTCTGCAAtatcatacatgcatacatttGACTACTTATTCGTCTACGCTCCATAGATCGTGTCGGTACTGTGGGTATTTGCCAACGTCTCTTTAGGGCACCAAATGTGTGCTCGATATCTTTCCTAGCAGATTCTTGTGTTGACTTATACTTTAATTGCTTGTTATCGTTTGGAAATGTGAATGATTTCATAAATACTACAAACTCAGGATATATACCATCAGTAAGGTAATACCCATTCTTGTATGACGTCCCATTTGCTACAAACGTCACATCATACGGTTTTCCAATGTAGATATCATTGAATATCGACGATTTGTCTAAAACATTGATGTGGTTGTTAGCACCCGATAGACCAAATGTAACATcctcaaaaatacgacccaaatttttttgttttaataataataaaaatcatatactgatcgtcatatcataaaaccatacgtcaaATATCTCAACTCAGAATAAAACGTCATGAAACAATTGTGTCAAaacaaactatgaatcaaaacaaactcccaggataaagactgaagttgtggtgtgtgcgatgccatcatcccgagctctttcctTTATTTGCGgaagaacctgaaaccaaaactggaaccgtaagcacgaagcttagtgagcttcccccaaactaccacataccatacaataacatataagcaactactgggccttgcccactacattggaccgaagcccggaaactgcatcggacagaagtccggaaactgcatcggaccgaagaccggaaactgcatcggaccgaagtccagaattaaccagggccttgccctctgcatcggaccgaagtccggaaattgcatcggaccagagtccggaactaaccagggccttgccctctgcatttgaccgaagtccggaactgactgaacataatataacataatcacaactactggcataaacacatatactgcatactgcttcagaccgaggtccggaacacATAATCACAAATCcgtgcttgaatcacaaagacatcaagcacaccgaactactacatcagaccgaagtctggaactactgctaactaaacgggtcggcgtTGTAGccgtagactcgttcctactggaaggaaactcaccttgtagcctagctgctgaaagaactgctccggaatctgtctgttgcggctccggtttcaccccggctacaatttccataagtaccctcaatcaaatactgataaatatactgagggtaaaatgactattttaccccaggtcaaagtcaacctattggtcaaagtcaacattcagttgacctgactcgtcgagttgggtcaccaactcgtcgagttaggtcaccaactcgtcgagtccttactatCACTTTCTTGCTTTTGCTCGCtaccactcgtcgagtttggcatagactcgacgagttcctcttcgatactaacactcagtcaatctgcatccgtctcgccgagttgtatgaacaactcgtcgagtcctccttcaacacatgaatactctgactgtgactcgccgagttgtgtgaacaactcgtcgagtctgttcttgaggcatgaagattgccttagactcgccgagttagggtattgactcgccgagtccttccatgAATGAGTCTAACCTCCAGTTCATTGAGTCCATCTTTCACTtactggttccactcggcataactcgaaaaggggaaaacaggggaatcgcgactcgacttgccgagtcgtatacatgcaatcactatatactcgattctgcttgaaaccagtttattccattcatagatctgggttcttagggcttgtttaacacgtaaagtttccaactttacgtgtaaataaacaccaaatgaaggttttaaggctcaaagcacactataagagtagatctagggttttcatgcaatatggctccataaaggtattagatctaggcttctggaACTCGAACATaactagatccgaaggctattcatctcaatgtgtcctctatgctactaccaagccaaaaaatggttcaagaatagctttaatggtGTTCCAATGGGgatttaagcatagaaacagaaaatGGGTCGAGTTATACCTTACTATACTTCGAAATGCCAcaaagatcttggatctccttcttctcctcttgatctaccttccttcttctctcaagatcttcaaagaatcacaccaaaacacacaaaatgcTAAGAGAGTGCTAGGGTTTCGAGAAGGATGCTCtgggggtgatgggggctgacttgaggtcccaaaaagttgattaaataaggtgcaaacccttgaaattagggtttcatccagactggcggactcgccgagtccagaatatggactcgttgagtcgccaacttaaatgtgctcaatatcccgactctactcgacgagtctggctaccgactcgtcgagttcctcttgaaaacttgaaaaataattatttaaataacataccagaattTGGGGTGTTCCACCAAAAAATGCATGCAAAATCCAAAGGTCATACGACACCACCGCTTCTAAAATTAGTCTGTTGTTTTTTATCACCTTGCATAAACTGACCGCGCCACGCATTTGGGCACATTGCCCACCCTAATGCATATAATCAATACTACTAAGCATTTCAGGTAACTCATGCTTGTTTTCatgtgttgtgtatagttgatgaATGTCGCTAATTGTAGGCTTGCATAAATAGCGACTGTGATATAAGATAATCACAACTTTAGCAAACTTGTATAGACAATCCCGCGTCTTGCGCTATGACATCCTCAAATACTCATCCCATGAGTCCGGTCCCATGCAAAATGCTAGTTGATGAATTGTCGTTGTACATTTTTGAATTGTGGAGAAACATTTTTACCTTTTCCATTACCCGCTGCCGAAAATATGGAAAACGATTTTAAATATCATCAACAATGTGTAAAAATAACGCCTTACGCATCCGGAACTGGCGTCTGGATTTTTCTGTGAACATTGCATCATCAGAAATGTAGCCGTTCACCAGTTGGTTGTGCCCAAATTCACGATCTCTCCGTAGAGGAGGATTTTTTGTTTTTTGGACGAGAACTTTCGCCTTTGTTTTCTTGCAAATAAGCAAGTGTTGTGCACATGACGTCCCCGATATACCTCGCTTCCCGCAACTCCAATGTATCGGACGGAGTCGACGAAGAAGAAGACAatttgaaataatttttttttttgaaaaatctatAGAAAGTTTTGtgctttttggtga of the Lactuca sativa cultivar Salinas chromosome 6, Lsat_Salinas_v11, whole genome shotgun sequence genome contains:
- the LOC111895161 gene encoding uncharacterized protein LOC111895161; this encodes MATSSRKSNAPVLPLTSKFHRSGSPSGRFGSRSSAFAAEVSSPFASSTSSSFYSSPSSSHVYSRPTSPTRVNLHGFAPVTSSAVRFSLASRSGSPNRSMAMSSRDQVVRKQNAGNPLKNLPKKTCMCSPTTHPGSFRCSLHKNYNSTQAMTYSPNRLNARRSAMTNSLVRIATVEGGDLVKRALAALIRPSSHQQRRRSAFEPRPSRLSIMSKADDL